ACCCGAAAACCATCCCCAGCCCTGATCAGGCGTCCAAGTCCCCGGATGCAACCAGGGTGTCGCTGTTTCCGGTCCTGCCGTGTCCCATCTTGCAGGATTAAACTGGCTAGCCTTGATCCAGGGATTGATATCCGCCAAAGAAGCGGTCACCCCTGCCAACAATCCTGTGATAACCAGTGTTGAGGCGAAGGCTCGCAAACGAAGTTTCTGTAGATGTGCCGACATTGGATTGCGCTGGCCCTTCATTTGCCCAGCGACCTGCCTTGCTAAACTCCGTGGCGGGGCCGTGGGCGATTTGTGGTTCATGAACCGGACGTCGCTAGCCTGGGCAAGCGGCGCCGCGAGTGGGTTTTGAATGGTGTTTCCAACGCTGTATTCAACACGCTGCAGAGTTCTGACGTTTGAATGCCTCAAACCGCTTATCCTTCCCGTCCGGCAACGCCTCAAGCGTTTCAGCATCCCGCTCGTCCCAAAATGGTTTCTAATCGCTTCTCGGGGTCAGGGGCGCACCGCCGGGTCCGGGGGTTCCAAACGTGAGAACGTTGTCGACATAAGCGCGCAACGCATCCGCCCAGTCCGTCAACGTCTTACATATCTTCGGCTTGTCTGCGACGTCGACCGAGCAACGCAGCGACACAAAGTTGTTCAGGCTCATTGATAGCTGCAGCGAAAAGTCCGACGAGTACAGCTGACTATCGCTGAACACCGCCCCGGCGGAAACGTTGCGATAGAACGTCATACGAAAGTCCTGATGATCACCGGCTGTTTTCGAATCGTCCAGGCCCAGAATAGAGCTAAGGGTCGAGAACTCCGGCAAGATAGCAACCGGTGGAAAACCAGCGGTCTGATGGCACCCGATGCAAGAGGCCTGAGGATTGTCCACTGGACCTGCCAGACGGCCACCGAAACCGAGGTGATCGAGTGTCACGGGAGCAGTCGTCAGTTCCTTAAGCGCTTCCTCGTCAATCCACTGTTCGGTTAACTTCTCCTGGCTGCAATTTCCGTTGGCGTCACACGTTTGCGAATAGGTGACTTTAGGGCTGTTTCCCCATTGAAGGCCGAGTGGCACCATACGGTCCCAGACCGTTGCCCCCGTCTGGGTGCCGTCATAGGCAAACGTTCCAAAAAGCCAGCCGGTAACGCTGCGATCATCGCGAACGGCAACATCGATCTGCAACAGGCGGACGGTTTGAACCTTCCTCTCATAACGTGAAATCGGCCCCTGATTGCGGACAGCCGGTTCTGTCTCGACAAATATATCCGCTTCCCACTCCAAGGCATCCTTCATAGTTGGAAGCTCAGATTCTTCGATTGTCGAAAACAGAAGTTTGATGATGTAGGAACCGTCGGCGAAGTTGTTCAATCCGGCAGGATCAGGATTGAGTGCCGACGGGTCGGGTGAATTGGGATCACAATAAACCTGACCGATACCGAAAGCGCCTCTGTCGTTGTAGTAGGCTCCTGACCAGGTATCGACTGATCTGGTCTGCAGTGTCGATAAGGTCTTCGGATTGGAATCGAATTCGTGAGTCAGGCCATGGACGAACTCGCGACCGTCGGTACCGGGCCAGTCGGCTGCGACTTCGGAGTTCCAATCCATCCAGGGCATCGAGTACCAAGATCGGACTTTGTTGTCTTCAACATAAAAGTCGACCTCGACATTGCCCTCAAGACCATAGTTCAGGAGTTCAACTAAGTAGGTTTTCGGGTCGGTAGGGGCGCCATTTTCGAATGGTATCGCCATCCATGGATAGTCTTCCTTGGGCGGCAGTTTGTCGGGGTAGTCCTGGCTTAGCTTGAAAACTCGGCCGGTATAATCGGCCGGCGGATCGCCACCCTCCCCTTGCAGGTAATAATCTTTAAATTCACCCCGCACGCACCCCTGTTTCGCGTGCGCGTTGCGTTCATCATCTGACGAAGCCAACGCACTGACAGGCGCAGCAATCATGACAAGAGAGACAACCGGGAAACAAAGACATAATGATCGTTTGAGGATGTTGGTCAATCTCATGGCTATCGTTTCCTCTTTCTATGAGTGATCATGCCTGGACGCCGGATCGACGATCAGGAAATTTTGCATCATGCCCGTGTCTTCATGCGGCAAGATATGGCAGTGATAGACTGCCTTGCCGGTGTACTGCTTGAAGCGCATGCGGACGACGACGGTTTCATTTAAGGGGACCCAGATCGTGTCTTGGATCAGGCCCGGCGGCTGCTTGATGCCGCCTATCGATACCACCTCGAATGCATTGACATGGATATGGAAGGGATGGCCTTCGGCACCGCCGTGATGCGCGTCCTTCAGAGACAAATGCCATTCTTCAACGCCGTCCAAATCGACGACGGTCGGCACTTCCATTTCACTGTAGATCGCATTGTTGATGAGGTAATCGCCACCAACCACCTTGTTGATGATCCCAGGAACGCTTCCAGTGAAGACGATCTGGCGGACGCGACTTACCTCCTCGGGTTTGATCAATGGATATTCGCGGTTGGGGACTGGCAGTTCCCCTGGCAGCGCCATGTCTTGGGCCGGACCCTTCACCTCGATTTCCGCAATCACCTTGGCCGCACTGTCAAGAAACTGCCGATCGTGAGGGATTTGGCGTATCTGATAGACGCCGGGCGTCGCGTTTGCCTTGATCAAAAATTCGGCCCGGTTGGCTGGCGCGAGGAGAAGCTGTCCATCGGTTTCGCTGTAGCCGGTCGCCGGAATGCTACGCACCTGTGGGAAATTCACACCGTCCATGGCGAGCAGATGGACCTCATGCCCGTCGACGACGATCGGCATGAGATTGTCCGAACTGCCATTGAGCATTAAAAAACGAACCACCTCACCGGGTGCAAGAGTGAAGCGCTGCGGTGTCAGTTGTGCAGGGACCGGGCTAGTATCCTCGTTGGTGCGGTCGTTGTGCGTTTCTCTGAAAAACGGCTCACCATTGAGAAGATAGTACCGGAGCTTGTAATCGCCGGTGGTGAAGCCACCGTTCAGGGATGTCCTCTCGCCATTAATGGTGACGTATCCACCATAGGTCTGCCAGATGGCGTTTTGAACCGGCTCATAGGTCCACAAATCCGGGTCATCCTCACTCGGAAACAGGCCAATGTCCTGAATTACCAGCGGGATTGAACGTGCAGCTTTGATTTCCGGAACTTCGTCGAGTGCGCCCTTTACGATGAGCGGTCCCGCCATTCCGCTTACCGCCTGAACCGCCGTCGCACCATGTTTGTGCGGATGATACCAGTTGAGCCCGGGCGGGTGATCTTCGGGAATTTCGAAGACATAGTCGAGATGTTCACCGGGCGGGATTTTGATCATCGGTGCGAGCGGATCGGAGGTCCCAAGCGGAACGAACAGATGCGGCAGCACATCCATGCCGTGAAGATGAAGGGCGGTATGGTCGAGGCCATGCGGCACATTGTGGTCGCCGTCCCAAGCGGATGAATCATATGGTGGCAACGAATTTTTCATTCGAATTCGTAGCGTCGATCCCGGCGTTACTGTGATCGTCGGGCCAGGAATCTGATCATTGTATGCCCTCAGCCTCACGCGATTGCCGTCAAGGACCATCTCCTTTATGGCGCATTCGAGCTCAATCCAATCGTCGCCGCTTAGGGGCGCTGTTTCCCCTTCCTCGTTAGCAAATGAAGAAGTTCCCGCGACACTAGCCACTGCTGCGAGTGAACCGCCGAGGACTTCCCGACGTGTTACCCTTTCCATCTCAATTGCCCCTCAACAGATGCTTCCCCAACGGCGGGAATTGCTGCTTTAAGCTGTATTCCAGTCTTCGGTCGGCCAAAAAAGCAAAACGGCTCAGACCAAAGACGGTCGCCCTTCCTTAGGTTATCTTGCACGCTTGCCGGCTTTGTGCGCCGCGATTCGCTCCGAAAACCTATTGATAAAAATCCAGAGTTTATGCGTTAAGCGCAAGGATCAATCGCTGGACGACAGTTTCAATTTTCATAGGTCAATCGTATCACCGGACCCTACAAATCCCCTGTCTACGACGTCACAGCAAAGCCAAGATACCATCTGCCGTACCGACCAGCTCATCGTCGGCAAGACCGAGGGCAGGCATCGCAATCATCCAATGACGTTCAATGCTCAATTGGCTTCTTCTTACTCGACGTTTGTCACTTCCGGTTTACCTCGATCCCGCACATGTGGCCGTGAGGAATTCGGCGTGCTTCAATTCCTCCTTTCTGTCGGTGGCGATCAGCGTCGTAAAGGCCGCTTGTTGTACAACTTAATGTGGGAAAACGGATCTTTGTAACTTACGAGAGCTGCCATCTGGGTCGTTGTCCGGTAAAATCAAACGCACCATGGGACAAGCTGACCTGATTCCTGCTTTCAAATTCGATGGCGCATCGTTGGGTAGCAGCCATTGCTTTGACGCATGGCGGGAGACCATTCGATGTGTTTATGACGTAGCGCCTCTGGAGGAGGCTGCAACCGAATTCGAAAATGTGGATGGCTGGCTAGTCAACTCTCTTATATTCTCCGAAGTTTCTTTCTCAAGACAATCGTTCCGACATCACGCCCGCCACCTTCAAGATGCCAACTACTTGAGTGTACAAATTTACAGGTCAGGGGGAGCAAGGGGTGTCCTCGCGGATCAATCCTGGATTATGAAACCGGGGGATGTTCATATCCATGATTTTTCGCGAGAGTTTCGCTCAGTAACTGAGAAATCTGTGGTTTCAGGTGTAACAATCCCACATGCGGATGTCGGTTATGATCCCGCAACACAACCGGCACACATGATGTTCTGCGGTGACTCTGCCATTGGTAGTGTATTGAGAGAGAGCTTTTACGCGATTCAGCGCCGCTTGCCAGAACTCAACAAAGAGGAAGCCGCGGTCTTGGCGAACGGATTTTGCGGACTGGTACGCGGCGTTATCAGTCCTCAAAAGACAAAAGAGCTATCCCGAGCGAAAGCATTTTCTGCTGAACGGCGCGTTGCCATGCGATCTTATCTGGACAAGCATCTATCGGATCCCGGCCTGGGTATCCACAATCTTTTGAATACGTTTGGTGTTTCGCGACCATCAATCTATCGCGACTTCGGCGATGTTGGTGGAGTCACGGCTTACATTAATGAGCGTCGTCTCAATCGAGCCTTTCATCAGCTTATTTCAGCAAACCCCTCACACGGACGCGTCAAGGAAATTGCCCACCATATCGGGTTTAAGGACACATCATATTTCAATAAGCTCTTCCGCAAACGCTTCGGCATCACGCCTAGAGCCGCAATGACAGGTCGGCAAATTGTGAGGGCATATTCGCAGCAGTCAAATCAGATTGCCTCCTCACCCAATACTTCTCAGCTAAACGACTGGTTCAATAGTATTTGATCACTGATTGTATCGCAACTTCAGCTTTTCAGATCTGGATCATGTGAACAACCTCCAGAGAACTCACCACTGGAACAGTTCCCGGTTTGAAAGGTCGATCAACTGAATGAATCGATGGCCGGACCCGAACGGGTCGTGACTCCAATCCCCACCTTCCTGGTCTTCGGCATTTTCCTTTCAGCGTCTTCCGGTGCCGTCATCCGAACGCCGCCTACCAGCGGCAAGCTCCTTGAATGCAGCGCTGAGGGCGTTCGCGGTTTGTAAAGTCCCCTCACCTCGCGTTGAAACGCTCCAGCGCTCCGCTACGGCTCTGCGCGCTCGTCGCTCGTGAAGTGCCACTGGCACGTCACATTGAAGCGCATTGCGATTCAGCCGCTCCAGCGCTTCGCTATGGCTTCGCGCGTTCGTCGCTCCAAAAGGTCCACCGGACCTTTTGACCGGCTACGCCGACCGCTCCTCACTCCCATTTCAATGGTTAACCGGTTGGTTAAGCTTCTGATTTTACGACATATTATACTGCGACACTTCGCGCGTACCGTCAGAAATACCGTCGATATTCTAAACCTATGAAATTGCTAGCGTATTTTCTTCACACTACCAATGAAGACATGTGGAAAATCGTCAAAGGCACGCCCAGGCCTTTGAAACGGCATCGGGCAGGCATCACAGGGTCAATTCAAGGGCTCGCAGCCACCGGGAGCAGCACTCGATAACAGTATCCGTCCAATAGTTCGGAGGGTAGGATTCAACCGGTCGATACCCCCTTCCGTCGAGGATAGCGGCGCGTTGCGCCCCACTAGGTCACCAGCACATGCATTGCTTCTTTCCCATGCGGATGTTGGCGAGTTCGTTAGCCCGACCTTCCACTCGGGATGTCGAGACCGCTTTGCGTTACGCACCGGATCTGGCAACGCGTAGAGTTCACAACGCTGCCAACTCGCCTAAACGATTATTTACGACTTTCTGACAGCTCTTGCGTATGGTGGCGAACACAACCTCAGGTAGGTCTGGAAGGCCTTTCAGAGACCGCAATTGGCCGGGTGTCCTGATCGCGGCCGCAATTGTCAGCCTGTTTTCCCATTGGTTCTGGCACTATTCTCATTTGAAAGCTCAGTTTTCCGGCGAAACAGCGCAAGCTTCAGCGACAATCAAGGAGATCTCCTCACGTGGATGCCGTGTCCTTGATCGTTGCAATGGCGCGCAGGCGCGGGTCTTTGAGGCGCGGATTCAGTACCGAACAACACATGGTGAAGCGGTTACCACATCGATGAAATTCGACTCGCCGTTTTGGAGCGAAGGCGACACAATCGACATCGTCTACCCGGTCGCTAACCCTGACGTGGTGACCTTCGATCTGGACAGCGCTCTAAGATTTTGGACTTTTCGGCAGATTGAGGCTCTTGTGATCCTTTTCATTGGTATCGGTATTGGATTGCATCAATGGTTCAGTCCAAACAGCAGCGACAGCAGGATCGCGTTTCGCTCTGATTGAACCGGAAGGGATTGAACAAACCCTGTCGCTTTCAATCGCCGAAAACACTACCTTTAGTAGCTGAAACTGGGCTGAACAGCTAATGTCAGAGATACCGTAAACTATCTAGGCTGTTGAAATATGCGGACGACCTGTTTTTGTTGAGCGAGAGCCAGATGGCTCGGATACATCCGCATTTTCGGCTGGCCCACAGAGCCGCAGGGTCGAAGTCCCCCACGACAAGGAGCTCTACCGCCAACGCCACAAGATCGAGAACATGTTCGCCCGTCTCAAGGACTGGTGGCGTATCGCAACACGCC
This portion of the Hoeflea prorocentri genome encodes:
- a CDS encoding multicopper oxidase family protein, which translates into the protein MERVTRREVLGGSLAAVASVAGTSSFANEEGETAPLSGDDWIELECAIKEMVLDGNRVRLRAYNDQIPGPTITVTPGSTLRIRMKNSLPPYDSSAWDGDHNVPHGLDHTALHLHGMDVLPHLFVPLGTSDPLAPMIKIPPGEHLDYVFEIPEDHPPGLNWYHPHKHGATAVQAVSGMAGPLIVKGALDEVPEIKAARSIPLVIQDIGLFPSEDDPDLWTYEPVQNAIWQTYGGYVTINGERTSLNGGFTTGDYKLRYYLLNGEPFFRETHNDRTNEDTSPVPAQLTPQRFTLAPGEVVRFLMLNGSSDNLMPIVVDGHEVHLLAMDGVNFPQVRSIPATGYSETDGQLLLAPANRAEFLIKANATPGVYQIRQIPHDRQFLDSAAKVIAEIEVKGPAQDMALPGELPVPNREYPLIKPEEVSRVRQIVFTGSVPGIINKVVGGDYLINNAIYSEMEVPTVVDLDGVEEWHLSLKDAHHGGAEGHPFHIHVNAFEVVSIGGIKQPPGLIQDTIWVPLNETVVVRMRFKQYTGKAVYHCHILPHEDTGMMQNFLIVDPASRHDHS
- a CDS encoding helix-turn-helix transcriptional regulator, with translation MGQADLIPAFKFDGASLGSSHCFDAWRETIRCVYDVAPLEEAATEFENVDGWLVNSLIFSEVSFSRQSFRHHARHLQDANYLSVQIYRSGGARGVLADQSWIMKPGDVHIHDFSREFRSVTEKSVVSGVTIPHADVGYDPATQPAHMMFCGDSAIGSVLRESFYAIQRRLPELNKEEAAVLANGFCGLVRGVISPQKTKELSRAKAFSAERRVAMRSYLDKHLSDPGLGIHNLLNTFGVSRPSIYRDFGDVGGVTAYINERRLNRAFHQLISANPSHGRVKEIAHHIGFKDTSYFNKLFRKRFGITPRAAMTGRQIVRAYSQQSNQIASSPNTSQLNDWFNSI
- a CDS encoding DUF3592 domain-containing protein, translated to MKAQFSGETAQASATIKEISSRGCRVLDRCNGAQARVFEARIQYRTTHGEAVTTSMKFDSPFWSEGDTIDIVYPVANPDVVTFDLDSALRFWTFRQIEALVILFIGIGIGLHQWFSPNSSDSRIAFRSD
- a CDS encoding transposase; its protein translation is MCGRPVFVEREPDGSDTSAFSAGPQSRRVEVPHDKELYRQRHKIENMFARLKDWWRIATRHDRCAHFFCAICITATVTFWL